A single window of Chitinophaga sp. XS-30 DNA harbors:
- a CDS encoding recombinase family protein, with product MDKCAILPIADLYIRVSTEEQADKGFSQRYQEEVLRRHCEVNSIQVGSVIYEDFSAKTFNRPQWTKLFKSYKVNKGNRPQVLLFTKWDRFSRNTAEAYATIRSLEALGIQPVATEQPLDITVPENQMTLAFYLTIPEVENARRSLNIKQGLRRAKKEGRCTGLAPVGYINRTTETGVKYIAPIEPCASIMKTAFEQIASKTHNITQAYIHATDNGFNKSKNCFWRAIRNPLYCGKVPIHATPHECEQYVQGTHEPIVSEILFFNVQSIINKKREQLPKRSNIEYLFPLRGFLTCKKCGEVLTGSGSQGRNKKYYYYHCHSNCKSHLRTDKLHHLFVEQLKSFKLSENYYPICLKILKRTLTEEAALKTKTTYHLTKKIDELNNKIKKARDLLLQGDIDGSDYKKIKAGSEVQINILCEKLSALQNKQRQLSKDVNTGLSLFSKLRQLYEEGDIHTKRELTRLIFPEYLVSDGKCFHASPVTGAVKRLYNKEHSFTGLFSYNLSIKKELLTQSDSLIIEQENYETLGLSQQNNVSTSEVNEVMSLINTLAKIITIQLLK from the coding sequence ATGGACAAATGTGCCATACTTCCAATAGCTGATTTATATATCAGAGTAAGTACAGAAGAACAAGCAGACAAAGGCTTTTCACAACGCTACCAGGAAGAAGTATTAAGAAGACATTGCGAAGTAAATAGCATTCAAGTAGGATCTGTTATTTATGAAGACTTCTCGGCAAAAACTTTCAATCGACCACAATGGACCAAATTATTTAAATCCTACAAAGTAAATAAAGGTAATCGTCCACAAGTACTTCTGTTCACAAAGTGGGACAGATTTAGCAGGAATACTGCCGAAGCATATGCAACCATCCGTTCACTTGAAGCATTAGGCATACAACCCGTAGCTACCGAACAGCCACTAGATATTACTGTTCCAGAAAATCAAATGACCCTGGCATTTTATCTCACTATCCCGGAGGTCGAAAACGCTCGCAGAAGTTTAAATATCAAACAGGGCCTACGAAGAGCTAAAAAGGAAGGGCGTTGTACGGGACTTGCACCGGTTGGTTACATCAATAGAACAACAGAAACCGGCGTCAAATATATAGCCCCTATAGAACCTTGTGCGAGTATTATGAAAACAGCATTCGAACAGATTGCCTCAAAAACACACAACATCACACAAGCCTATATACATGCTACGGATAACGGGTTTAACAAAAGTAAAAACTGTTTCTGGAGAGCAATTCGGAACCCATTGTATTGTGGCAAAGTGCCAATACATGCCACTCCCCATGAATGCGAGCAATACGTCCAAGGTACGCACGAGCCTATTGTATCGGAAATACTTTTCTTCAATGTTCAAAGCATAATAAATAAAAAGAGAGAACAACTTCCCAAGCGATCCAACATTGAATATTTATTTCCCCTAAGAGGATTTTTAACATGCAAAAAATGTGGCGAAGTTCTGACTGGCAGTGGCTCACAAGGGCGGAATAAAAAATACTATTACTATCACTGTCACTCCAATTGCAAGTCTCATTTAAGAACTGATAAATTACATCATCTCTTCGTTGAGCAATTGAAATCTTTCAAACTTAGCGAAAACTACTATCCAATCTGCCTTAAAATATTGAAGAGAACCTTAACAGAAGAAGCAGCGCTAAAAACAAAAACAACTTATCATCTGACAAAGAAAATTGATGAGCTAAACAATAAGATTAAAAAGGCGCGGGACCTACTCTTACAAGGAGATATTGATGGATCAGATTATAAGAAAATAAAAGCAGGTAGTGAAGTACAAATAAATATCCTGTGCGAGAAGCTTAGTGCACTCCAGAATAAACAAAGACAGCTTTCAAAAGATGTGAACACCGGCCTGTCATTATTTTCCAAACTACGCCAGTTATACGAAGAAGGAGATATTCATACTAAGCGAGAATTGACCAGGCTGATCTTTCCGGAGTATCTTGTATCTGATGGCAAATGCTTTCATGCCTCACCGGTTACCGGAGCGGTGAAAAGATTATATAATAAGGAACACTCTTTCACAGGTTTGTTCTCTTACAATCTTTCAATTAAAAAGGAACTCCTAACCCAATCGGACTCATTAATAATTGAACAAGAGAATTATGAAACCCTAGGACTATCACAACAAAATAATGTATCTACAAGCGAGGTTAATGAAGTCATGTCTTTGATCAACACGTTAGCGAAGATTATCACTATCCAGTTACTAAAATAA